From Myxococcus stipitatus, the proteins below share one genomic window:
- a CDS encoding MBL fold metallo-hydrolase, whose product MSGQAQYLKPNVALEPLYNQWYAWWYLLSPATAPLFVTNLHQKLMQSFVMNPEVHVAALKNPALMGGPFINHPAARAPRVKELLERTQREQAHMLAFTKAVTELEQLLATQNGGSLEALYPKVPDLLRGYVELTYDLAHRANARYIEPLLYKSRFHQESSQSVSLMQVSSDWRPYIFSTPRLEEDSPLWLKVPYRHEGLDALFRMRHTPGSPGQVAEMLGVPSSMAPRFADLFTPTAPRRAARYDGEGVRVRYFGHACVLLETKEVSVLTDPVISYEFPTELPRYTHADLPERIDYVLITHGHADHLMMETLLQLRHRVGTFVVPRNNGASLADPSLRLMLHHAGFQNVVEIDDLQELAVPGGSITGLPFLGEHSDLTIQAKTAHLVRLGGKSILMAADSNALEPRMYQHLRDIIGTIDILFLGMECEGGPMSWMYGPLLSTPLPRKLDQTRRLNGSNCARATDIFTHLEPKEVYVYAMGQEPWLRHVMVLVYDDTAPQIVESNKFLAYCREKGIPAERPYVRMERVLR is encoded by the coding sequence ATGTCGGGCCAAGCCCAGTACCTCAAGCCGAACGTCGCTCTCGAACCGCTCTACAACCAGTGGTACGCGTGGTGGTACCTGCTGTCCCCCGCCACCGCGCCGCTGTTCGTCACCAACCTGCATCAGAAGCTGATGCAGTCGTTCGTGATGAACCCCGAGGTCCACGTCGCCGCGCTGAAGAACCCGGCGCTGATGGGGGGGCCGTTCATCAACCACCCGGCGGCGCGGGCGCCTCGCGTCAAGGAACTGCTCGAGCGCACGCAGCGCGAGCAGGCCCACATGCTCGCCTTCACCAAGGCGGTGACGGAGCTGGAGCAGCTGCTCGCGACGCAGAATGGCGGCTCGCTGGAGGCGCTCTACCCCAAGGTGCCGGACCTGCTGCGAGGCTATGTCGAGCTGACGTACGACCTCGCCCACCGCGCCAACGCCCGCTACATCGAGCCGCTGCTGTACAAGAGCCGCTTCCACCAGGAGTCCTCGCAGAGCGTGTCGCTGATGCAGGTCTCCAGCGACTGGCGGCCCTACATCTTCAGCACGCCGCGACTGGAGGAGGACTCGCCGCTGTGGCTGAAGGTGCCGTACCGGCACGAGGGACTCGACGCCCTGTTCCGCATGCGCCACACCCCGGGCTCGCCCGGACAGGTGGCGGAGATGCTCGGCGTCCCCTCCTCCATGGCTCCGCGGTTCGCGGACCTCTTCACGCCGACCGCGCCGCGGCGCGCGGCTCGTTATGACGGCGAGGGCGTCCGGGTGCGCTACTTCGGCCACGCGTGCGTCCTGCTGGAGACGAAGGAGGTCAGCGTCCTGACCGACCCCGTCATCAGCTACGAGTTCCCCACGGAGCTGCCGCGCTACACCCACGCGGACCTGCCCGAGCGCATCGACTACGTGCTCATCACCCACGGCCATGCCGACCACCTGATGATGGAGACGCTCCTCCAGCTGCGGCACCGGGTGGGCACCTTCGTCGTGCCCCGCAACAACGGCGCCTCCCTGGCGGACCCGTCCCTGCGCCTCATGCTCCACCACGCGGGCTTCCAGAACGTGGTCGAGATCGACGACCTCCAGGAGCTGGCGGTCCCCGGCGGCTCCATCACCGGCCTGCCCTTCCTCGGCGAGCACAGCGACCTGACCATCCAGGCGAAGACGGCGCACCTGGTCCGGCTGGGCGGCAAGTCCATCCTCATGGCGGCGGACTCCAACGCGCTGGAGCCGCGGATGTACCAGCACCTGCGCGACATCATCGGCACCATCGACATCCTCTTCCTCGGCATGGAGTGCGAGGGCGGACCGATGAGCTGGATGTACGGCCCGTTGCTGAGCACGCCCCTGCCCCGGAAGCTGGACCAGACACGGCGGCTCAACGGCTCCAACTGCGCGCGCGCCACCGACATCTTCACCCACCTGGAGCCCAAGGAGGTCTACGTCTACGCCATGGGCCAGGAGCCCTGGCTGCGCCACGTCATGGTGCTCGTGTACGACGACACCGCGCCGCAGATCGTCGAGTCGAACAAGTTCCTCGCCTACTGCCGCGAGAAGGGCATCCCCGCGGAGCGCCCCTACGTCCGGATGGAGCGGGTGCTGCGCTAG
- a CDS encoding sulfate adenylyltransferase subunit 1, which produces MELLRFATVGAVDDGKSTLIGRLLHDTRSILEDQLAAVERTSRARGDAYVNLALLVDGLRAEREQGITIDVAHRYFATPRRQFILADTPGHLQYTRNMVTGASTADLALIVVDARKGLQEQTRRHAFLASLLRVPHLVLCVNKMDLVGFDEGVFEAIREDFRHFSMKLEVADLAFVPICALEGDNVARRSERMPWYQGATLLHHLEHVHIASGRDLIHVRFPVQGVIRPMSTKLPDYRAYTGQMLGGVLRPGDEVLVLPSGFTTRVQGLELAGRALAEAFPPMSLSVRLEDALDVGRGDMLSRPGNPPRMGQDLDAMVCWLSERAVLQAGARFALKHTTRTVRAVVKRLHYRLDVNSLHRDEDGVRLGLNDIGRVTLRTTAPLLYDEYRRNRQTGSFILVDEATNATVGAGMLNGPAV; this is translated from the coding sequence GTGGAGCTCTTGCGCTTCGCGACGGTGGGCGCGGTCGATGACGGGAAGAGCACCCTCATCGGCCGGTTGCTGCACGACACGCGCTCCATCCTGGAGGACCAGCTGGCGGCCGTGGAGCGCACCAGCCGCGCCCGGGGGGACGCGTACGTCAACCTGGCGTTGCTGGTGGATGGCCTGCGGGCCGAGCGCGAGCAGGGCATCACCATCGACGTGGCCCACCGCTACTTCGCCACCCCGAGGCGCCAGTTCATCCTCGCGGACACGCCCGGGCATCTCCAGTACACGCGCAACATGGTGACGGGCGCGTCCACCGCGGACCTGGCGCTCATCGTCGTGGACGCGCGCAAGGGGCTCCAGGAGCAGACGCGCCGGCACGCCTTCCTCGCGTCGCTCCTGCGCGTGCCGCACCTGGTCCTCTGCGTGAACAAGATGGACCTGGTGGGCTTCGACGAAGGCGTCTTCGAGGCCATCCGCGAGGACTTCCGGCACTTCTCCATGAAGCTGGAGGTGGCGGACCTGGCGTTCGTCCCCATCTGCGCGCTGGAGGGGGACAACGTGGCGCGCCGCTCGGAGCGCATGCCCTGGTACCAGGGGGCGACGCTGCTGCACCACCTGGAGCACGTCCACATCGCCTCCGGGCGGGACCTCATCCACGTGCGCTTCCCGGTCCAGGGCGTCATCCGCCCCATGTCCACGAAGCTCCCCGACTACCGCGCGTACACGGGGCAGATGCTGGGCGGCGTGCTGCGGCCCGGGGACGAGGTGCTGGTGCTGCCCTCCGGGTTCACCACGCGCGTCCAGGGGTTGGAGCTGGCGGGCCGGGCCCTCGCGGAAGCGTTCCCGCCCATGTCGCTGAGCGTCCGGTTGGAGGACGCGCTGGATGTCGGCCGCGGCGACATGCTGAGCCGGCCGGGCAATCCACCGCGCATGGGGCAGGACCTGGATGCGATGGTCTGCTGGCTGTCGGAGCGGGCGGTGCTCCAGGCGGGGGCGCGGTTCGCGCTCAAGCACACCACGCGCACGGTGAGGGCGGTGGTGAAGCGGCTCCACTACCGGCTGGACGTGAACTCGCTGCACCGGGACGAGGACGGTGTCCGGCTGGGGCTCAACGATATCGGGCGCGTGACGCTGCGCACGACGGCGCCGTTGCTCTATGACGAATACCGGCGCAATCGCCAGACGGGGAGCTTCATCCTCGTCGACGAGGCGACGAACGCCACCGTCGGCGCGGGGATGCTCAACGGGCCCGCGGTCTGA
- a CDS encoding peptidylprolyl isomerase, whose protein sequence is MNTRTTPLLAAVVSVLALAGCNGGSSRPSEQAANQGPVVAIVNERALTTQEVKAKLDEQPQFIRARYSTLEKKKEFLDNLIRFELLVQEAKRQGLEKDPEILATLEKVMVQKLMRKQQEANGGKLDEAALRKHYDEHLSEFVKPERVRLNHILLEAPQGDATRRAQARAAAVKLLADVKAQETGATKNAFELAAAQTSQDATTKAAGGDLGFRSRDELVQAWGPQFADAAFALTTISEIGQVIESDKGFHLIKLQGRQLGMNQPFEQARARIEARLTAEHRAKAMEGFVDGLRAKARIDIKDDALDQLQVEGAQPPAAPAKENR, encoded by the coding sequence ATGAACACTCGCACCACCCCGCTCCTCGCCGCCGTCGTCTCCGTCCTCGCGCTCGCTGGCTGCAACGGCGGGTCCTCTCGCCCCTCCGAGCAGGCGGCGAACCAGGGCCCCGTGGTCGCCATCGTCAACGAGCGCGCCCTGACCACCCAGGAGGTCAAGGCCAAGCTGGACGAACAACCCCAGTTCATCCGCGCCCGCTACAGCACCCTGGAGAAGAAGAAGGAGTTCCTCGACAACCTCATCCGCTTCGAGCTCCTCGTCCAGGAAGCGAAACGTCAGGGATTGGAGAAGGACCCGGAGATTCTCGCGACCCTCGAGAAGGTCATGGTCCAGAAGCTCATGCGCAAGCAGCAGGAGGCCAACGGCGGCAAGCTCGACGAGGCCGCGCTGCGCAAGCACTACGACGAACACCTGTCCGAGTTCGTCAAGCCCGAGCGCGTGCGCCTCAACCACATCCTCCTCGAGGCCCCCCAGGGTGACGCGACCCGGCGCGCCCAGGCCCGCGCCGCCGCCGTGAAGCTGCTCGCGGACGTGAAGGCCCAGGAGACCGGCGCCACCAAGAACGCCTTCGAGCTCGCCGCCGCCCAGACGTCCCAGGACGCGACCACCAAGGCCGCCGGCGGAGACCTGGGCTTCCGCAGCCGCGACGAGCTGGTCCAGGCCTGGGGCCCCCAGTTCGCCGACGCCGCGTTCGCCCTCACCACCATCTCCGAGATCGGCCAGGTCATCGAGTCCGACAAGGGCTTCCACCTCATCAAGCTCCAGGGCCGCCAGCTGGGAATGAACCAGCCCTTCGAGCAGGCCCGCGCGCGCATCGAGGCCCGCCTCACCGCCGAACACCGCGCCAAGGCCATGGAGGGCTTCGTCGACGGCCTGCGCGCCAAGGCCCGCATCGACATCAAGGACGACGCGCTCGACCAGCTCCAGGTCGAGGGCGCCCAGCCTCCCGCCGCGCCCGCCAAGGAAAACCGCTAG
- the cysC gene encoding adenylyl-sulfate kinase: MAPGFIVWMTGMSGAGKTTLSQALRARLSPSRAVEVLDGDEVRTWLTRGLGFSREDREENVRRIGHVARLLARHGVGVIVAAISPYRDARAEARRRAEEAGLAFIEVYLEAPLDVLIARDVKGLYQRALAGALPNFTGVSDPYEAPESPEVVVRSASESVTVGLERVLVALQARGL; this comes from the coding sequence ATGGCGCCGGGGTTCATCGTCTGGATGACGGGCATGTCGGGGGCGGGGAAGACCACCTTGTCCCAGGCACTGCGCGCGCGGCTTTCGCCCTCCCGCGCCGTGGAGGTGCTGGATGGCGACGAGGTGCGCACCTGGCTGACGCGGGGCCTGGGGTTCTCGCGCGAGGACCGGGAGGAGAACGTCCGTCGCATCGGCCACGTGGCGCGGCTGCTGGCGCGCCACGGCGTGGGCGTCATCGTGGCGGCCATCTCTCCCTACCGTGACGCGCGCGCGGAGGCGCGGCGGCGCGCGGAGGAGGCGGGGCTCGCGTTCATCGAGGTGTATCTGGAGGCGCCGCTGGACGTGCTCATCGCCCGGGACGTGAAGGGCCTCTACCAGCGGGCCCTGGCGGGGGCGCTGCCGAACTTCACCGGGGTGTCGGACCCCTACGAGGCCCCCGAATCGCCCGAGGTCGTCGTCCGGTCTGCCTCCGAGTCGGTGACGGTGGGCCTGGAGCGGGTGCTGGTGGCGCTCCAGGCCCGGGGCCTCTAG